A segment of the Brevibacterium zhoupengii genome:
CACCTACTTCCTGGTCCTCGCAGTCATGCCGATCGCGATGTTCACCTTCGCGAGCCTCGGTTTCGTTCTCGATGTGCTGCGCCCCGATCTCGTCCCCGTCATCACGGACCAGATCGAGGCTCAGGTAGGCGGCAATTCGTCACTGACAGAACAGCTTGAGAGCTTCCTCACCAGTTGGCAGTCGGTCGGCATCATCGCCATCCTGGCTGCCCTCTATACGGGGCAGGGATTCATCGGCAACCTCGGCGCAGCCGTGAGGGCCCAACTGCACGCAGACTTCGACGATGTCATCGAAGACAAGTCGTTCGTCCAGAAGATCCTCAACAACGTCGTCACCCTTCTGGGACTCATCATCGGCCTGCTGCTCACCGTGGCGTTGACTGTCGTCGGCGCTGGCCTCGGGTCCGTCATCAGCGACATTCTCAGCCTTCCGGGTTGGGCGAGGGCCCTCTTGGTCATCATCCCGCCCCTCATCACCTTCGGTGCCGCGTGGTTGATCTTCATGTTCCTCTTCACGATGCTGCCTGAGCACCCAGTGGGCAAAAGGGCCAAGGTTCGGGGCTCTCTTATCGGTGCTCTGGCATTCACCATTCTCATCAATTTCGCCACGGTCCTCGTCGATCTCTTCTCCGGCAACAAGGCCGCAGGCGTGTTCGGGTCGATCATCGCGATCATGTTGACGATGAATATCTTCGCTCGCATCATCCTCTTCGTCGCCGCCTGGATCGGCACCGCGGCCCCACCGCGCCCGCAGGAGGATTCCACGCCCGAATACCGGTTCGTCGAGCCACGGGTCCAGATCCAGAGCCTGGGTGCGCTGCTGGCCGGCGCCGGCATCATCACACTTACTCTGCTCGGATTCCGGCGACTCGATGAGCGCCAGACGAAACACGAGTAGACAACGCGTTAGACTGAGCGAGAATTCGCCAACTGACCGAGGAGACACGACCTTTGACTGATGCAACGACGGCTCGCCTGAACGAATGGGCGAACAAGCAGACTGCCGCCGAAGAACTCATTCCACTGACCGGACGACTGTACCGCGAGAACGATGTGCTGCTGACGCTGTTCGGCCGTTCTCTGCTGAACAAGTCGGTGACCGGGATGATCAAGGCTCACCGCTATGCCCGCCACTTCCTCGGCGAGGATCTCGACATCGAAGAGACCCTGAAGATCGTTCGTGCTCTGACCGAACTCGATCTCGGGCCTACCCGAATCGACTTGGGTCGCCTCATCCAGAAGCTGCAGGACCAGTCGACCTCGGTCGAAGACTTCCTCTCCACTGAGCTGGCATCAGTCACCGGAGGCAATGCTGAGGAAGGTACCGTCCGCGATGTCGTCCTCTACGGCTTCGGCCGCATCGGTCGCCTGCTCGCCCGCATCCTCATCGATCGTGCCGGCGGCACGGGGATGCGTCTGCGTGCGATCGTCGTCCGCAAGGGCAGCGATGATGACATCGTCAAGCGTGCCTCCCTGCTGCGGCGCGACTCCGTGCATGGCAGCTTCGACGGCAGCATCGTCGTCGACGAAGAGGCCAACACGATCCAGGCCAACGGCACCCTGATCCAGGTCATCTACTCCAACGATCCTTCTCAGGTCGACTACACCGAGTACGGCATCAACGATGCGATCATCGTCGACAACACGGGAATCTGGCGCGACGAGGAGAGCCTGTCCAAGCACCTGGCCTGCCCGGGTGCCTCGAAGGTCCTCCTCACCGCGCCCGGCAAGGGCGAGGTCAAGAACATCGTCTACGGCGTCAATGACGCGGCCATCCTCGAAGAGGACACGGTGATGTCAGCGGCTTCGTGCACCACGAACGCGATCACTCCAGTGCTCAAGGCCCTCCATGACAAGTACGGGGTCCGAAACGGTCACGTCGAAACGGTGCATTCGTTCACGAACGATCAGAACCTCATCGACAACTTCCACAAGGGCTCCCGTCGTGGTCGTGCCGCCGGACTCAATATGGTGCTCACGGAGACCGGTGCTGCCAAGGCAGTGGCGAAGGCACTCCCCAAACTCAAGGGCAAGCTCTCGGGCAACGCGATCCGCGTTCCCACTCCGAACGTGTCGATGGCGATCCTCAACCTCAACCTTGAGAAGGCCACGAGCGTCGATGAGCTCAACGCATTCCTGCGTGAGACCTCGATGAATTCGGAACTGCGCAACCAGATCGACTATGTCTCCTCCCCCGAGCTCGTCTCCAGCGACCTCGTCGGCTCGAAGCGGGCCGGTGTCGTCGATGGTCTGGCCACGATCGTCGACGATGACCGTGTCGTCGTCTACGTCTGGTACGACAACGAGTTCGGCTACAGCTGCCAGGTGATCCGCTGCGTGGCCAAGATGGCCGGGGTCGACGTTCCCGCCTTCCCCTGATCTGATCGTCAGCGGCCAGATCCTCTGATCGCACAGTAAAACGCCCGCAGTCTAAATGGCTGCGGGCGTTTCTTCGTCTCTGAGGCTTTTGGTGATGGATGCGCGCTCAGGCTCGGTCCTGGCCTGCCTTCTCATTCTCCATCGCTTCGTGGAGCCAGATGGGGGTGTAGGTGCTGAACCGTTTGGCCAGTTCGTCGTCGCTGTCGAGGATGACGGCGAAGCGATCATCGGCCGTGGAGAGCTCATTGGCCCAGATCGGGCCCAGACAGGCCAGAACGGCACACGCCAGGACGATGGCGATGGCCAGGATCGGTGTCGCCGTGAACAGCATCCATCCGAACAGCAGCCCGAGCACCGCGAAGCCGATCGCGACCGCCATGCCCGCGTTGCGGGTTCTCGGAGCACGGGCGCGGGCGGGTCTGGCCGAGGCCACCGAATCAAGGACGTCACGATTGATCCTCGTCCAGGCGAGGATCGCACCCAGTGCACAGACTATTCCGATCATGATGAGGCTGAACGCGGAGAACAGCAGGATAGTGTCGACCCGAGTTCCCTGCGCCTGCATCGCCGCACCGATTCCGGCGACGAGCATGGCCAGCGCCAAGACCAGCATGCTCAGCAGTCGCGCTCGGCGCACTGCAATGAGCTCGCTGACGACTCGAGCGAGGTATGCCCGTTCGTCAGCATGGTCAGACTTCTCGCTCATCGCACGTATCCCGCTGCTTTGTCGACCGTGTGCGGGAACGCCTCCCCTGCCATGTGCTTGTCGAAGAGGTCGACGAACTGGTTGGCCAGACGCATGCGCCATCCGTCGGTGTCCCCGCTCATGTGCGGGGTGACGATGACGTTGTCCGCCTGCCACAGCGAGTGATCGGCAGGCAGTGGCTCTTCGTCGAAGACGTCGAGTCCGGCGCCGGCGATCTGGCCCGTCTCAAGTGCCTTCACGAGGTCGGAGGTGACGACCCCCTCCCCACGACCGACATTGACGAAGTAGGCGTCCGAGTCCATGGCGGCGAACACCTCGGCGTCGATGAGATTCCTCGTCTTCTCCGTCAGCGGCGCAATGTTGATCACCCAGTCGACTCCGGACAGATGCGAACTCAGCTGAGCCGAATCGATGACGGTTCCGAAGTCGGCGTCACCGGTCCGAGCATGGCTGCCGGCTCCGGTGACGTTGACGTCGAGAGCTTTCAGCAACCGGGCGATCTCGCGCCCGATCGACCCGGTGCCGACGACCATGGCCTGGGATCCGGCCAGGTTCTTCGTCGAGCGACGGTTCCAGGTCGATGTTTTCTGATCCTGGAGCGAACCCAGCGAGTTCTTCGCATGGATGAGGATGTAGTTGAGGACGAACTCTGCGATGGGCCGATCGAAGATCCCCCGCGCGTTGGTGACCACAACCTCCGAGGCCGACAGCTCATCGAAGAGCAGAGAGTCGACTCCGGCCGCAGCCGCATGGATCCACTTCAGGCTGTCAGCACGGTCGAACTCGCTGCGCAGCGCTGTTGAGAAGAAGTCCCAGAGCAGGAGAACTTCGGTGCCCGGGAGAGCAGAGCCGAGGTCCTGTGCTTCGACGATCCGAAGTTCGACTCCTTCCCTGTGACCGAGGTCAGTCAGCTGGTCGGGAATCTCCGTCCCGGGGGCGTTGAGTATTGTCAGTACCGTCATGAGTCGACTCCTTCAGCCTAGCCTTCTCAGCCAGACTATCGGATGTGTCGGTGTGAGACGCGGACGAATCCGCGTGGCTCGCAGAGGAGTCGGCCCCGACCGTGACAAGTTCGCGCTTTGCGGGGTCGGCCTTCAGCGTCTGTGCCAATGGTGTGTTGGGCAGGAAGCACAGGAAGATGAACCCGAGGACTGCCAGTGGGGCGACCCACAGGAACAGCGGCACCAGAGCGTCGTTGTACGACGTGATGATGAGGCTGTGCAGCGGCTCTGGCAGGTCGGCGACGATCTGGGGGGTGAGCCCCGTCGAGGAGACCTTGGGCAGCGGCTGTGAAGGATTGGCCTTGGCCAGCTCACCCATCCCGTCCTTGATATTGTCCAGGAGACGCTGGGTGAAGACTGACCCGATGAAGGCCATGCCCAGAGTCGCTCCGACCTGGCGGAAGTAGTTGTTCGACGCGGTGGCTGTGCCGACCATGGCAACGGGGAAGGCATTCTGGACGACGAGCACGAGGGTCTGCATGCTCAGCCCCAGTCCGAGCCCCAGCAGGGCCAAGCAGCCCATGGTCTCCCAAGGTGCGCTTTCGGCCTTGAGCTGCGAGAGCAGCACCAGAGAAGCGGCCATGATCAGGATTCCCATGAGCGGGTACATCTTGTATTTGCCGGTGCGCGAGACGACGAAGCCGATGAGTGTCGAGGAGATGAGCATCGTGCCCATCATGGGAACCATCATCAGGCCCGCCACGGTGGCGTCGATTCCGTGGACCATCTGCAGATAGGTGGGCATGTAGGACAGGACCCCGAACATGCCAATGCCGATGAACAGCCCGGCGATGGTGCACAGCAGGAAGTCTCGGTTCTTGAACAGGTACATCGGGATGACCGGTTCGCTGACCTTGAGCTCGACCAGGATGAAACCGACGATGGAGAGGGCTCCGACGATGATGAGGCCGTTGATCTGCCACGAGCCCCATTCGTAGTCGTGTCCGCCCCAGGCGGAGACGAGGACGATGCAGGAGGTGACGATCGAGATCAGGGCCATGCCGATGACGTCGATCTTCGGGCGCGGTCCGGGGGCGCGCTTGGGCACCTTGAGGAAGATGGCGGCGGCGAAGAGAGCGATGATGCCGAGTGGGAAGTTGATCGCGAAGGCCCAGCGCCAGCCGGGTCCTTCTGTCAGCCAGCCGCCGATGAGGGGACCTGCGACCGAGGATACGGCGAAGGCAGATCCCATGATTCCCATGTACTTGCCGCGTTCACGTGCGGGAACCACCGAGGCGATGATGGACTGCGAGAGGATCATCATGCCACCGCCGCCGATGCCCTGGAGCACCCGGCCGAAGATGAGCATGCCCATGTCATTGGCGATCAGTGCGAAAACCGAGCCGAGCAGGAAGCAGCTGATGGCGAACATGAAGAGCGGTTTGCGACCGAACAGGTCACCGACCTTGCCGTAGATGGGCATCATGATCGTCGAGGCGAGCATGAATGCTGTGGAGACCCACAACATCTGGTCGACACCGTCGAGTTCACCGACGATCGTCGGCAGTGCGGTCGCCAGCACCGTCTGATTGAGAGAGAACATGAACATGGCGATCATCAGGCCCACGAAGAGCAGGATGATCGCAGATGTCTTCATCTGCTCGGGGTCGCTGCTGTCTTCCGGGGTCTTCGGCATCTCGCCGGTTCTCAGTCCTTGATTCCTTCTCATTTCAGCCTTTGTCATAGTCGGTCCAGAACCTTGAGGAAGAGTCCCAATGATTCTTCGAAGAGTGGTTGTGTGCCGGTTTTCTCGTCAATGCGCTCGGGTGAGCGTTTGACCGTCTGGCCAGCGTGATTCAGGGGCACCCGGCACAGTTGGGTGAGCATCCTGGCGCTGCGCCAGGCC
Coding sequences within it:
- a CDS encoding MDR family MFS transporter, giving the protein MRRNQGLRTGEMPKTPEDSSDPEQMKTSAIILLFVGLMIAMFMFSLNQTVLATALPTIVGELDGVDQMLWVSTAFMLASTIMMPIYGKVGDLFGRKPLFMFAISCFLLGSVFALIANDMGMLIFGRVLQGIGGGGMMILSQSIIASVVPARERGKYMGIMGSAFAVSSVAGPLIGGWLTEGPGWRWAFAINFPLGIIALFAAAIFLKVPKRAPGPRPKIDVIGMALISIVTSCIVLVSAWGGHDYEWGSWQINGLIIVGALSIVGFILVELKVSEPVIPMYLFKNRDFLLCTIAGLFIGIGMFGVLSYMPTYLQMVHGIDATVAGLMMVPMMGTMLISSTLIGFVVSRTGKYKMYPLMGILIMAASLVLLSQLKAESAPWETMGCLALLGLGLGLSMQTLVLVVQNAFPVAMVGTATASNNYFRQVGATLGMAFIGSVFTQRLLDNIKDGMGELAKANPSQPLPKVSSTGLTPQIVADLPEPLHSLIITSYNDALVPLFLWVAPLAVLGFIFLCFLPNTPLAQTLKADPAKRELVTVGADSSASHADSSASHTDTSDSLAEKARLKESTHDGTDNTQRPRDGDSRPAD
- a CDS encoding D-2-hydroxyacid dehydrogenase, translating into MTVLTILNAPGTEIPDQLTDLGHREGVELRIVEAQDLGSALPGTEVLLLWDFFSTALRSEFDRADSLKWIHAAAAGVDSLLFDELSASEVVVTNARGIFDRPIAEFVLNYILIHAKNSLGSLQDQKTSTWNRRSTKNLAGSQAMVVGTGSIGREIARLLKALDVNVTGAGSHARTGDADFGTVIDSAQLSSHLSGVDWVINIAPLTEKTRNLIDAEVFAAMDSDAYFVNVGRGEGVVTSDLVKALETGQIAGAGLDVFDEEPLPADHSLWQADNVIVTPHMSGDTDGWRMRLANQFVDLFDKHMAGEAFPHTVDKAAGYVR
- a CDS encoding YhjD/YihY/BrkB family envelope integrity protein translates to MAPAKVLASRNTVAEVGHNAITQPGPAHLMRAVKRFGERLGNQFGAAITYFLVLAVMPIAMFTFASLGFVLDVLRPDLVPVITDQIEAQVGGNSSLTEQLESFLTSWQSVGIIAILAALYTGQGFIGNLGAAVRAQLHADFDDVIEDKSFVQKILNNVVTLLGLIIGLLLTVALTVVGAGLGSVISDILSLPGWARALLVIIPPLITFGAAWLIFMFLFTMLPEHPVGKRAKVRGSLIGALAFTILINFATVLVDLFSGNKAAGVFGSIIAIMLTMNIFARIILFVAAWIGTAAPPRPQEDSTPEYRFVEPRVQIQSLGALLAGAGIITLTLLGFRRLDERQTKHE
- a CDS encoding glyceraldehyde-3-phosphate dehydrogenase, with the protein product MTDATTARLNEWANKQTAAEELIPLTGRLYRENDVLLTLFGRSLLNKSVTGMIKAHRYARHFLGEDLDIEETLKIVRALTELDLGPTRIDLGRLIQKLQDQSTSVEDFLSTELASVTGGNAEEGTVRDVVLYGFGRIGRLLARILIDRAGGTGMRLRAIVVRKGSDDDIVKRASLLRRDSVHGSFDGSIVVDEEANTIQANGTLIQVIYSNDPSQVDYTEYGINDAIIVDNTGIWRDEESLSKHLACPGASKVLLTAPGKGEVKNIVYGVNDAAILEEDTVMSAASCTTNAITPVLKALHDKYGVRNGHVETVHSFTNDQNLIDNFHKGSRRGRAAGLNMVLTETGAAKAVAKALPKLKGKLSGNAIRVPTPNVSMAILNLNLEKATSVDELNAFLRETSMNSELRNQIDYVSSPELVSSDLVGSKRAGVVDGLATIVDDDRVVVYVWYDNEFGYSCQVIRCVAKMAGVDVPAFP